The stretch of DNA GATTTTATTTTAAAGTCGTAAAAGCGATACTGATAGGATTTGCCTTTAACCTTAACTTCCGTTTTATAGTCCATTTTAATAGAACTGATCCTGTTTTGCGAAAGAGTATCTTTCATTGCATAAGTTCCATGTCCAAGGTAATAACCGCGATCGCGATTGATGCTATCAGCAACAGAGGCTTTGAATCCCTGATTACGCTCATTGGTTATAGAGAACCAATCGGTAAACCACTCTTCGGCATTCTTTTTCAACAAGCTTTCTCTAATATCAGTGGAGTCACTTCCCGAAATTTCAAACCAGCCTTTAGGAAGTTTTACCGTTGTAGCAGAATCAGCAGTTTTACCTGTTTTCTTTACAGCAGCCTTTTTGGCAAGGGAATCTGCTGGCTTAACCGTTTTTTTTACACCTGCTTTTTTCATGAGCGAATCAGTAGGTTTAACCGTTTTCTTGGCACCTGCTTTCTTCACTAGTGAATCGGTAGGTTTAACGGTTTTCTTAACAGCTTTTTTCTTTACAGAGTCCTGAATAGTATTTTCAGTAAGCGTAACGATAGAGTCATAAATTACTTTTTTTACAGCAACCTTCTTTTTTTGTGCTGTATCAATAGGTTTAGCAGTTTTTTTAACGGGAGCTTTAGCCATTGATTTAGATGTTATAGTTTGAGCTAAAACAGTAAATGGCATTAAGAGCGCTAAAAAAAAGAGCAGTTTTTTCATTCTTTAGGATCAAATTATTCTGCAAATTAAAATAAAATATCTTATTCTTAACCATGTATTCCCAAAGAGGTTTCGTGTAATGAAGCTAATTCGATATTTTTGCGACGTTTTACAACCGGCATGACATTAGTTTCACAAGTACAATCACTCATAAAAAAAGAAATAGTTCTTGAATGGCGCTCAAAGTACGCTATTAACGGAATTTTTCTTTACATCGCGGCAACCGTCTTTATTTGTTATCAATCCTTTAAAAAAGTTGATCCAATAACATGGAATGCACTGTTTTGGATCATTATGCTTTTTGCAGCAATTAATGCTGTTGCCAAAAGTTTTATGAATGAGAGTAAAGAACGCCAGCTTTATTATTACACCTTAATAAGTCCGCAGGCCATTATCATTTCAAAAATCATTTATAATTTCTTATTGATGCTGTTGCTATCTGTAATTGCACTGTTCTTTTACAATATAGTATTCAGTAATCCAATAGGTGATCTGTTTTTGTACTTGGTATGTGTTGTAATTGGCAGTTTAAGCTTTGCTACAGCTTTTACAATGATATCAGCTATTGCCTCAAAAGCCGGGAATAATGCTACTTTAATGGCTATTTTAAGTTTTCCTGTGGTGATTCCGGTATTAATGGCAATTATAAAACTATCCAAAAATGCCATGGACGGGCTGGATCGCTCGGTAAGTACTGACGAAATAATTCTGTTACTAGGCATCAATGTAATTATTACAGCAACTTCTTTACTGCTGTTTCCTTATCTTTGGCGCGAATAGAACAGGGTTAGATCATTGATAATGGTTCATCGTTAATTCGAATCAGTGTAATCAAATTGATTAATCTGTGTAATCCAAAAAAATAAGTTATAATCATGAAGAATTGGTGGAAGATATTAGCCGTTATCCTTACATTTTACTCCATTTTAGCCGGTCTGCTTTTCGAAGTTCCACATTTAGCCATTCTGCACGAAACCATTCGTAATCTTTATTTTCACGTACCAATGTGGTTTGCGATGATCATGTTATTCTTGTCGTCGGTAATCTACAGTGTGAAGTATTTACGTACAGGACATGAGAATGATGATCTGATTGCTGTAGAATCAGCAAATGTGGGAATTGTGTTTGGATTGTTAGGCTTGATCACAGGTTCACTATGGGCCAAATTTACCTGGGGAGCATGGTGGAACAGTGATCCGAAACAGAATTCGGCATTAATTGCGCTGTTAATTTACCTGGCTTACCTGGTGTTAAGAGGTTCTCTGGATGAAGAGCAAAAACGTGCCCGAATTGGTGCTATTTATAACATCTTTGCGTTTCCGGTGATGATCGTATTGATTTTCGTTCTCCCCCGCATGACCGATTCATTGCACCCAGGCAATGGCGGAAATCCTGGTTTTAACAGCTATGACCTGGATTCTCGTATGCGTGGCATTTTTTATCCTGCATGTTTAGGTTGGATATTGATCAGCTTTTGGATCATGCAGATTCGCTTCCGCATGCGTAAATTGGAAAATCACTTTTTATCAAAATAATTAATAAAGGCAGATTAATCCGTTTAACACGACAAACGGTGTAATCATTAAAATCTGTGTAATCCCAACTAATAGAAAATGAAAAAATATATATTGAGTATACTTTTAACATTGATGTCATTAGCCACTTTTGCTCAAAATGCAAACGGAATTGAAATGGCAGATACGCTTCGTAGTTCAGGTAAAATCTATATCGTAGTAGGTGTAATCGCGATAATTTTTATTGGTATCATTGTCTACCTGGTAAGTATCGATAAAAAATTGTCAAAGCTTGAAAAAGAACATCAGCATTTAAAGAAATAACAAACCTTACGGTTTTTAGCCCAAAATAAAAAAGCCAAATGCTTCATTATCTTATTGATGAAGTGTTTGGCTTTCTTTATTTTTAATAATACCAATCATTTAATCTATGGCTAAGAAACCCTCAAAAGCCGCCGCCCATGAAATAAGTTTCTGGGACGACGTATGCGACTATTTTAATCACGCGGCCACATTTACCGATCATCCGAAAGATATTCTTGAAATGATACGTGAGTGTAATAGTATTTATTCCTTTAAGTTTCCGATAAGAGCAAACGGCGGTTTTGAATTAATATCAGCCTGGCGTGTGGAGCATTCGCATCATAAGCTCCCAACAAAAGGCGGTATTCGTTACAGTGAGTTCGTTCATGAAGATGAGGTAAAAGCGCTGGCTGCACTAATGACATATAAGTGTGCCATCGTAAATGTTCCCTATGGGGGTGCCAAAGGTGGTGTTAAGGTAAATCCCAAAAAATACAGTGAACGAGAGCTGGAGAATATTACCCGTCGTTATACTTCAGAATTAATCAAGAAAAACTTTATTGGTCCGGGTACAGATGTCCCTGCTCCTGATTACGGAACTGGTGAACGTGAAATGTCGTGGATTGTTGATACTTATCAGGCCTATAACCCCGGACAAATTGATTCAAATGCCTGTGTAACCGGTAAACCCTTGGCGCAACACGGTATTGCCGGCAGGAGAGAGGCAACCGGGAGAGGTGTTTTTTTTGCTGCCCGTGAATGTGTAAATGTTCCTGAAGACATGAAGAAAGTGAAGCTTTCTGTTGGCTTAGAAGGCAAACGGGTAATTGTACAGGGTTTAGGTAATGTGGGCTACTATTCAGCAAAGTTTATCCAGGAAGCCGGAGGAATAATTGTAGGTTTATGTGAGTATGAAGGCGCTATTTATGATTCTAAAGGGTTGGATGTTGACGATGTGGTTCGTCACCGCAAAGAAACCGGATCCATATTGAATTACAAGAAAGCCAAAAACTTCAAAAACAGCAGCGAGGGATTGGAGCAAGAGTGTGACATATTTGTTCCTGCAGCATTGGAGAATCAGATTCATGACGGGAATATAGCTGCCATCAAAGCGAAAATAATTGTAGAAGGAGCCAATGGACCGACAACTCCCGATGCAGCGACTGCTTTTATCAAGCGTGGAGGGATCATTGTTCCGGATATGTATGCCAATGCAGGTGGTGTGACAGTTTCCTATTTTGAATGGTTGAAGAATCTGTCGCATGTAGCTTTTGGGAGGATGAATAAACGCTTTGAAGAAAATGCCGCTCGTAATATGGTGGATATGATTGAACGCATGACCGGGCAATCGATCACAGCTGATCAGCGAACAGTTATCGTAAAAGGAGCTTCCGAACTTGAATTGGTAAATTCTGGATTGGAAGAAACGATGGTGAGGGCTTACCATGAGATAAGAGACATTCAGTTAGCCAATAAGAAGATAACAGATCTGCGAATGGCTGCTTTCGTATGTGCAATTGACAAAGTTGCTATATCTTATAAAAACCTTGGAATTTTTCCTTAATTAATAAAACCAATTTATTTAAAATTTACGCTCATGGGAATTGTAAAAGTGATCGAGGTGATTGCCACCTCCGACAAAAGTATTGACGACGCTGTGCGCAATGCTGTTACAGAAGTTTCAAAAACAGTTAGAAATATCGACTCTGTTTTTGTGAAAGATATCAAAGCACACGTAAAGGATGGCCAGGTAACAACCTTTGGTGTTATTTGCCAGCTATCCTTCCGGGTTGATTAAATGCGCTCGCAAAGCCGCTCAGATTTATTTCGGGTTGAGAGTTACGAATTACGTGTTATGGGTTGCGGATTAATCATAAATACGTAACTCGTAACCCTTAATTCGTAATAATCTCACTTTGCGAGAATACCCATTCCTCTGTAACAAATCCAACAAACTCTTAAATACGTCGGTTAAGAAGCTAAAATTGCGTATCTTTGCGAAACTTTTTAAATCGTTGATTATTAATGAAAAAGACGCACATTGTAGGTATTGCAATCATTGCGGTTGCTATTGCGATCATCGTATCAACTTATGGGAACTCGAGCACTTATGCATCATTCGCTGAAGCTAAAGAAACCTCTAAAGAGTTGCATGTGGTTAGTCACTTAGTTAAAGAAAAGCCACAGTACTATGATCCTATTAAGGATGCCAACTATTTCAGTTTCTATGCAAAAGATAATAACGGAAACGAATGTAAAGTAGTGTTTTTCGGTACCAAGCCGCAAGATTTTGAAAAATCTGAACAGATTGTATTGACAGGTGGTATGGTTGGTAATGAATTTCATGCATCCAAGATTTTGATGAAATGTCCGTCAAAATATACCGATCAGGAAGGTGAAATGAAAGAATTCACCTCTAAAAAGACTACCGCGTCTTTATAATAATAGATCGTAAATAAACAATTAAACAGAATAATGGTTAACTAACAGTGCTCTTTATAACTGTTGTTAATTACTCAATTATAGTTCTTAGATTTTAGATGGATATTCAATACGTTGGTGAACACCTTCTTCCCGGCAAATTAGGCCAGTTTTTTATAGTATTGGCTTTCGGTGCTTCTCTTTTATCAACAATAGCTTATTATTTTCAAACGGTTAAAGATAAGGAAGACACCTCATGGCGTCAGATCGGTCGTTGGTCGTTCCGGATTCAGTCGGTTGCTGTAATAGTTATTATTGCTTCGCTTTTCTACATCATCTATAATCATTATTTCGAATACAATTACGCCTGGTCGCATTCTTCAAAAACACTTCCGGTTGAATACATGATTTCCTGTTTCTGGGAAGGACAAGAGGGAAGTTTCCTTCTTTGGGCTTTCTGGCAACTGGTAATTGGTAACGTGCTAATGCGGACAGCTAAAAGCTGGGAAGATAGTGTAATGACCGTTATTGGTCTTTCACAGGTTTTCATTCTTTCGATGCTTTTAGGCGTAGAGATTTTCGGTCATCGTATTGGAAGTTCTCCATTCATTTTGTTGCGTGAAGCAATGGCTAACGCTCCTGTATTTAAAGATCCTGAATATTTAATAAAATATATTTCTGACGGAAAAGGTTTAAATCCGTTGTTACAGAACTACTGGATGGTAATTCACCCACCTACTTTGTTCTTCGGATTTGCTTCAATGGTAGCTCCATTTGCATATGCAATTGCTGGGCTATGGACTAAACGAATTACAGAATGGGTTAAACCGGCAATTCCATGGGCATTAATTGCTGTTATGGTATTAGGTGCCGGAATTATCATGGGTTCATTCTGGGCTTATGAAGCATTGAACTTTGGTGGATTCTGGGCTTGGGATCCGGTTGAAAATGCATCATTGATTCCATGGTTAACCATGATCTCAGCAGTGCACGTATTGATTGTTTATAAGAACACTGGTCATTCCTATTTTACGGGTCTTTTCTTAACAGTAATTAGTTACATCCTGGTATTATACGCGTCATTCCTTACCCGTAGTGGTATTTTAGGAGAAACTTCAGTACACTCATTTACTGATTTAGGTATGTCGGGTCAGTTAGTGATTTATGTATTGGCGTTTTTGGTATTAAGTACTGTCCTGATTGTTATCAACTGGAAGAAAATGCCATTTACCGAAAAGGAAGAAAGCATTTATTCTCGTGAATTCTGGATGTTTATTGGGGCTTTGGTAATGACTTTGTCTTGTTTGCAAGTAATCGGATTTACATCAGTACCTGTAATCAATAAGCTAATTGGAACTGATATAGCTCCTCCTCTGGAACCAGTACCATTCTACAACAAATGGCAAATGCCGTTTGCCATGGTTGTTGCTATTTTATTAGGATTCTCCCAATTCATGAAATACAAGAAAACCGAAGCTGCTAAATTTTGGATTAGTACCGGGGTTTCTTTAGTAATGTCGTTAGTAATCACCTTTATCATTTGTTATTTTACCTTTTTCGGAGGGTTAAAATTGATTTATGGTGAAGGATTTACCAATGAAAACGATTTCAATTGGATGTTCCCTGTATTGATTTTTGCTGCTGTATTTGGAGTATTGACAAACTTTACCGTTCTGGCTGATGCAGTAAAAGGTAAATTTAAATTAACCGGATCTGCAGTAGCACATATTGGTTTTGGGTTGATGTTGATCGGTGCTGTAGTTGCTGCTTCGCAAAATAAGGTAATTTCTGTGAACACCTCTGGCTTTGATTACGGTGAGCAGTTCGACGCTAAAAACAAACGTGAGAATATTCTTCTTTGGAAAAATGAGCCAATGAAGATCAATAAATATACGGTTACCTATTTAGGTGATTCAACAGAAGGAGTGAATACTTATTACCGTGTAAACTATAAAGTACTTGATGAGAATAACCAGGTTAAAGAAAGTTTTGACTTGTTCCCATTAGGTCAGCAAAACCCTTCAATGGGATTAGTTGCCTCTCCAGATACTCGTCATTACCTAACACACGATATTTATACGCACGTAAGTTCTGTGCCTAAGAAAGAAGTGGAAGGTGAAGAGCATGCTCCGCATGAGGGTCATAATGAGGATGAAGAATATAATAAGCCAATTTCTTATAAAGTAAGCATTGGCGATACCATTTTCTTTGATGAAGGAAAAGTGATCGTAAGATCGGTAAA from Solitalea canadensis DSM 3403 encodes:
- a CDS encoding heme exporter protein CcmB, encoding MTLVSQVQSLIKKEIVLEWRSKYAINGIFLYIAATVFICYQSFKKVDPITWNALFWIIMLFAAINAVAKSFMNESKERQLYYYTLISPQAIIISKIIYNFLLMLLLSVIALFFYNIVFSNPIGDLFLYLVCVVIGSLSFATAFTMISAIASKAGNNATLMAILSFPVVIPVLMAIIKLSKNAMDGLDRSVSTDEIILLLGINVIITATSLLLFPYLWRE
- a CDS encoding cytochrome c biogenesis protein is translated as MKNWWKILAVILTFYSILAGLLFEVPHLAILHETIRNLYFHVPMWFAMIMLFLSSVIYSVKYLRTGHENDDLIAVESANVGIVFGLLGLITGSLWAKFTWGAWWNSDPKQNSALIALLIYLAYLVLRGSLDEEQKRARIGAIYNIFAFPVMIVLIFVLPRMTDSLHPGNGGNPGFNSYDLDSRMRGIFYPACLGWILISFWIMQIRFRMRKLENHFLSK
- a CDS encoding CcmD family protein, which codes for MKKYILSILLTLMSLATFAQNANGIEMADTLRSSGKIYIVVGVIAIIFIGIIVYLVSIDKKLSKLEKEHQHLKK
- a CDS encoding Glu/Leu/Phe/Val family dehydrogenase: MAKKPSKAAAHEISFWDDVCDYFNHAATFTDHPKDILEMIRECNSIYSFKFPIRANGGFELISAWRVEHSHHKLPTKGGIRYSEFVHEDEVKALAALMTYKCAIVNVPYGGAKGGVKVNPKKYSERELENITRRYTSELIKKNFIGPGTDVPAPDYGTGEREMSWIVDTYQAYNPGQIDSNACVTGKPLAQHGIAGRREATGRGVFFAARECVNVPEDMKKVKLSVGLEGKRVIVQGLGNVGYYSAKFIQEAGGIIVGLCEYEGAIYDSKGLDVDDVVRHRKETGSILNYKKAKNFKNSSEGLEQECDIFVPAALENQIHDGNIAAIKAKIIVEGANGPTTPDAATAFIKRGGIIVPDMYANAGGVTVSYFEWLKNLSHVAFGRMNKRFEENAARNMVDMIERMTGQSITADQRTVIVKGASELELVNSGLEETMVRAYHEIRDIQLANKKITDLRMAAFVCAIDKVAISYKNLGIFP
- a CDS encoding dodecin family protein: MGIVKVIEVIATSDKSIDDAVRNAVTEVSKTVRNIDSVFVKDIKAHVKDGQVTTFGVICQLSFRVD
- a CDS encoding cytochrome c maturation protein CcmE domain-containing protein, which gives rise to MKKTHIVGIAIIAVAIAIIVSTYGNSSTYASFAEAKETSKELHVVSHLVKEKPQYYDPIKDANYFSFYAKDNNGNECKVVFFGTKPQDFEKSEQIVLTGGMVGNEFHASKILMKCPSKYTDQEGEMKEFTSKKTTASL
- a CDS encoding heme lyase CcmF/NrfE family subunit encodes the protein MDIQYVGEHLLPGKLGQFFIVLAFGASLLSTIAYYFQTVKDKEDTSWRQIGRWSFRIQSVAVIVIIASLFYIIYNHYFEYNYAWSHSSKTLPVEYMISCFWEGQEGSFLLWAFWQLVIGNVLMRTAKSWEDSVMTVIGLSQVFILSMLLGVEIFGHRIGSSPFILLREAMANAPVFKDPEYLIKYISDGKGLNPLLQNYWMVIHPPTLFFGFASMVAPFAYAIAGLWTKRITEWVKPAIPWALIAVMVLGAGIIMGSFWAYEALNFGGFWAWDPVENASLIPWLTMISAVHVLIVYKNTGHSYFTGLFLTVISYILVLYASFLTRSGILGETSVHSFTDLGMSGQLVIYVLAFLVLSTVLIVINWKKMPFTEKEESIYSREFWMFIGALVMTLSCLQVIGFTSVPVINKLIGTDIAPPLEPVPFYNKWQMPFAMVVAILLGFSQFMKYKKTEAAKFWISTGVSLVMSLVITFIICYFTFFGGLKLIYGEGFTNENDFNWMFPVLIFAAVFGVLTNFTVLADAVKGKFKLTGSAVAHIGFGLMLIGAVVAASQNKVISVNTSGFDYGEQFDAKNKRENILLWKNEPMKINKYTVTYLGDSTEGVNTYYRVNYKVLDENNQVKESFDLFPLGQQNPSMGLVASPDTRHYLTHDIYTHVSSVPKKEVEGEEHAPHEGHNEDEEYNKPISYKVSIGDTIFFDEGKVIVRSVNRKAQLKDIPLSGNDVAIGISLDVVANDDNKVTPVEPVYLIKNNAAFSFPKKMDEFGLKFRLVKIIPEDHKFEIEMLKKPGKQKDYIIMKAIVFPYINLLWSGTIIMVIGFAFAISRRIKELRATSGAQAADKKVKQVA